The Papio anubis isolate 15944 chromosome 2, Panubis1.0, whole genome shotgun sequence region CTCAGGGGCTCAGTGATGCCTACACTGACATCTATCCCTCCACCTACACTAATTCATCTTACCTGGCTCACCTGTTTCCTTTTCCCATTCTTACCCTGGCTAACATACTAGATAATTTacctataattattatttgtttcctgtCCCCCACCCTGCACCACTGTGAGCTCTATGAAGGCAAggtagtattttgtttttttctgattctaaGTAGGTGCTCAACCAATTGGGGAAGGAAATAATGAATGTctcaaaggagagaaagaaaactgagaaggtCCTGTATTCTTTCACTTCCTCCTAGTCATCCCAGATTAAGATACCCCCCACCTCTGCACAATCTACATCTCAGCACTATATACAAAATCTCCATGAGGTGTAAATGTTCACCAGTTTATTCATCCACAGAATGGTTTTACACGTATATTTATAAATCCATGTGCCTGTTGATGTTTTGCATGTGAGATCCATTATTTACCAGGAGGAATTTAGCTCAATATTTGTGAGATCATAATAGGATAAAAGCTGATGAAGATGAGCTCCATCCTATAGAGGCTATTTCCTCTATGAGTAGAGACTGTTTTTCCCCTTCCCTGAAGGAAAGACCAGCAGTtgtttaaataatgaataaagttAGGCACTTGAATGTATCTTCAGGAAGGTactggaagaagaggaggagcagaGTACAAGAACTACAAGCATACCTTTGCGGGGGGAACAGCCAGTTCAAAATCTTCCCAATCAgcagttatacttttcttttaatttcaagttttcttaggattatgaaattaaaacattctgtTCTTGGTTATTTTCACAAGCCTTATCATCTTGAAAGACTCCATCCTCTGCCCATCCCTCAAAAGATCAACAgagataaatttttctttagaaagcaaactatgttcttttctttaaaataactgtgaTAGAGAAAGTATTCACTTTAAGTAGTCATGCTTCTAAGTTGCTTGGAGGTGATTACATATGAACCTTTATATAAACTTGTATCTctctcatttaaaagaaaagaggaaggaaaggaattagcccattaattatttaaaataattggtgCAACTGTTCCTATGAATTAATCCAGGCACTTGGAAGACAATTACACTCCGTGTTAATAACATTGCCAACCTTTTCCACTATGCTGCACTCCAAATACTATTGTGTTTTCATTGACAACATTCCCTATTACATATGCATATGAAAAACAGGCATTTTCATCAGAATTACTGTAATAGCATtaagagattattattttttccaatttcctTGGAAGAAAATTCACttaaattagattatttattaCTCGACTGCTCTCGTATCTTGCCTGTATGTTTAGGTAAGTGGAGCCCATGAAAGTATAAACTTCAGAATAAAAAGCATGATTTTATACATTaatgatttcaaataaaagaGGAGTGCCACATTTGTGCATCACTTCTTTTGAGAAAGTTAAGTCTGTGTTCTGCTTAGGAGAGATAACACTTTTTGTCCCTGTAGGTGGCCCCCCTGGTGTAGCCATTAGTTGCTAATTActtgcaaacaaataaacaattaacTCCTTAAGCTGCTGGCTGGGCAAGTGTTCATTGACATGCTAAAACTTTCTAAGACAGGATTTTAATTAGTGACGTTCTAAATCCAGCCCCCTTGTCAGCGGAGCTATAAGGTGAACTGCAGGAAGATCCCAGCCCTATACACGTGGGGCAGAGCCAGCAGAGGCCGAAGCTATTGCTCCGTGCAGACCACAAGAGGATGTCTCCCAGCCTTCAGGAAGGCTCTCAGCTCGGGGAAAGCAAACCCTCAACTTGCTCCTTTTCAATTGAGAAAATCTTAGGACTGGACCAGAAGAAAGACTGTGTTCCATTAAGGAAACCCCACAGGCCCTGGGCAGACACCTGCAGCTTCTCAGGTATGCCACAGCTTAGTTGTTTCAATTCTTTGTTACTTCATTTACAGTGTTTAATTTGCCCTTTATTTCATACTACATAGAGCTAGAGTTtaggacttttattttatttattattgttattttttttttttctgagatggagtgttAGTCTTattgtcaaggctggagtgcaatggcatgatcttggctcactgcagcctccacctcccgggttcaaacgattctcctgcctcagccttccgagtagctgggattacaggcatgcgccaccatgtcctgctaatttttgtatttttagtggggggggggggttcaccctgttggtcaggctagtctcgaactcctgacctcaggtgatccgcctgcctcggcctcccaaagtgttgggattacaggcatgacgcaccacgcccagccagagtCTAGGACTTTAATGCCTCCAGCTGAGTCCTAGGGGAAATGAAAAGAATATCAGCTTTGGATTGAGCGAAGTGGATAAATTCACTCACAGGAAATACCAAGAACCTGCCTTCAGAAGATCTCTCCCTGTTTGACACATCAGATATTTGAAATCTCTTTTCACTGAAAAATACATGACATTCAGAGACCAAAGAGGCAGTATTACCAAGACAGGATCTTCATTTTTGATTGGTTTTTGGTTAATGGGGGGCAATTCTCTTGTGAATCCCAGAATTCCACTAGGAAAAGAAAGATGAGTTCCTGAAACTACCTCTATAGAACTTTGTGGAACATAAGATTGACCATCTAAGATAgggcttatttttctgtttttagggaAAGATGGTAACTTATGTCTACATGTCCCAAATCCTCCCGGTGGGATTTCATTCCCCAGCATGGTGGATCATCCAATGCCAGAAGAAAGagcttcaaaatatgaaaattacttTTCAGCCTCAGAAAGACTGTCTTTGAAAAGAGAGTTGAGTTGGTATAGAGGCCGAAGACCAAGAACTGCTTTTACTCAAAACCAGGTGGGAAGTTTTTTCACCCAATAATGATAATACAAAGGCTTTAATTGACACCAAGTTGAGCAAAAGCCCATTCACTTTGGTATCTCAGTTTAGAAGCTTTATTAATGAAACAATAGACTATCATATTTTAACAATTTCCaggtaatcatttttaaaaaggcatccaGATTAATTGCCCAGATTTAAATGTAGTCATTTTACTCTAGAAGTTAAAGCTCATTTTTGGTGACATACTgaatatcaacattttttttttcttattcttagatTGAAGTGTTAGAAAATGTCTTTAGAGTAAACTGCTATCCTGGCATTGATATTAGAGAAGACTTAGCTCGAAAATTGAATCTAGAGGAAGACAGAATCCAGGTAATTTTCAAATTTAGTTGTTATTCATGGTGTTGAAAtgttaagaataataaaataatgtttctgagacctattttatttttccttaacttTAGATTTGGTTTCAAAATCGGCGTGCAAAACTGAAAAGGTCCCATAGAGAATCACAGTTTCTAATGgcgaaaaaaaatttcaacacaaATCTCCTGGAATAGATAGAAAACTAAACAAGTGAAATTATCTTCTAATTGCAGAGCATGAAGAATCAGTggaaatattaaatgttaaaatgtgatgttttcttTCCTGCATTTAATCTGAACATTGtcattttttctgaaaatatattgtATGTAATTACTATTATAGCATGGTACATATTATATTTGGGCACTTTTAGTTATAGTAAAGaccttttctatgtattttaataaacattttcagaaaagatTGCTATTTTTTAAGTGAGCCAAATTAATCTAATAAATTAGTTTGTTAAAATCAATAGACTCATGACTGACTCCACAAGCTGGATTCTAATTATAAAGTATTTCAAGTAAAATAATCTGAAGAACAAAAGCGTGAGTTGTTTCCATTAGTTTCCTCCATGCacattttgaaacataattatGCTTCACTATATTATAGATTATGATTTATTCATGAATCTTCAACTTCTCTTGATTTATAGCATAAAGCAGTGAGAATTTCTTACCATCTATCAAAACAAATTCTTACAGCATGTTAGTTTCAAGGTTTTTTTCCAAGTAAAGTCATTATGCCAAAGTACAAAGATACAAGTATCAGCTAGCATATTTATACCGTTGGATATTTATACCGTTGGTATTGAATTGCACAAAAGAAGTAAGcagcaaataaatgcaaaattttaaatagttttctagtttaattttgtACTTTACTTTCATTCATTAGTGATAGTGATCATCTAGCTTATATCTATTTCCAGTTTAATGATTTCTAATCAACTGCAAAATTAAATTGACTGAGAAGGTAGGATAACTGACCCACCTTTTGTAAGTGCTCTGACATAGTCACTGGAAGTAATCAAGGTGCTTTCTAAGTAACAAAAactatgtgttttcatttcccattttcccattttccctGCCAATTAAAGATGGGAATAGGATAAGATATATAACAAGAAGGGGGCCCTCTCCACTGGAAATCTGGGCATTTGTTTTCTAGTTAATGGAAGACTTAAGtgggtgggttttttgttttgttttgttttgtttttgaaatgtcagCTTAAGACTCTGACTTTGTCCACTGGAAGCCAAATTTCAGCTTTGTCCATTTGAATTGAGTTCTCccttgcttctcttttctttctgtcctctgTCCTTTCTGATGTCCCAGTGATGATCAGGGTAGAAGGTTCTCATTGAATTATTGAATCtataatcattatatatttttatatatgaaagaCTAGAGGGAGTTTGCATATTATTTCTAAGGAAAAGCATCATGACTCAGATTttagagctttttaaaattatttactgagAGCACATTTGGGGTAGAGAGCTATGTGTCCCAACAATTGGTCAGCAATAAGTGTGCTTATTCTAGTCCATTGTTGctgagatggagaaagaggaggaaaagaagggcaACAGGGTAGTTAGGAAGAACAGAGGCATTACCTGTTTTCCAAGAAAGACTGGACCATTTTTTCCAATATAAAAAGCTGCttccattcatataaaaattggaaGCACTATTTATGAAATGTATTAGTTAAAATTTATCCACAAAGagttttcttcattctccatTAGGTTTTTATGAAATTATGTTAAATTGAAAGACTGGAAGTTACCAGGAGTAGGCTCTGGGGGAGTGGGTTGGAGGAGAATGTGTCGCATGATGggtaagcttttattttaattccaaatTTATTGTCATTCTATATTCTGCAAACAATTTAAGCAGTATAGAAATAGAGTAAAATCCCCCTTGAATCTCATCCTTCAGAGATAACCATCATTAAACACCTTTATAGATCTTTTTGTGTATCATAAAAACATCTTTAtgtatatacacgcacacatatttgttgtttttgtcgttatttttaaaaatgtgatcacACTTGACATTCTGTTTTGCATCTCTCTGACATCCTGCCATGTCAGAATTATAGCTCTGTCTCCTGAATGTCTGCTTGGTTTAGGATAAGATTTCAAGTCTTGTACACAATAAGAAACTATTCcacattattaatattaatattaaagtatttttgaaGTAGTGCTTTTCATAAattgagatttttcaaagaataatcATAGTTTATCTAGAATTTCTACAATTAAACCTAATTCCCAAATCCCTGAGGAATGTAAAGATTCTGTGTAAAATGAtagaatctagaaaaaaatgaaacaccgTCACAGATATCAATCAACAACTAATAATgcacttaagtttttttttttttaattataaaaactgGTCGTGCCTCTAAAAAGTCTGGTCAGGAGAGAAACATAATAACCCTAGACCATCATTATCTCAGTATTTTCCAATGACAATTTTACATAACTGATTTATGTGGCcctaaaattcaattttatttataattgaaataaattGTGTTTATAACTGAATTTATATGTCTATAACTGAAGCTACATATGTATAACTGAAATAACTTATAAtagaaatgatatatttataacTGAAGCATTTATAAgtcagaaaaattaaacatgaatttataatattaaataactataaatgtaatatacctatcttttttatattttttgatactAATAACAATATAAGTTCTATTATAACTTTTGTGAAGCAAGTTCATAATGTATAAGAATACTCAAGAAACAGGATAATATAAAAGATTGCTAGTGTATTTCccctaaaatcttttttaaaaacccaaagatAAAGGCTGATcttgttaaaagaaataatgaatcaGTAACATTTTTGGAATTATAATTGCTAGAAATTTGGAGAGAATATAATGATATTCAGGGGGAAAATTGAACTCAGGAAAAatcaagcaaaatgaaaatggaaaggaaaacccaAGATAGAATTATCTTTCCCTCAAAACACGTAGGCTCTAATCCACAGCTTATCTCTCTTTCCTGGTAATTCTAGGCCTTTGTCTCCATTAATGCTCAAGACAAGGTGAACAGTAGTAACAAATCAAACTAATGCAGTCAGGCTAATACCTGGAGCGTCTCTATTATCTGACAACTGCCTAAATGAGGTTTTTTGGTCTCCTGTaatggtatttgtcttttgtgaAGCCAGCCAGACAAAGCCCATCACTAAAGAGTGCTGCTGGAAACAATGGCTGTGTGTGCTGGTGGTCAACTTTTGAGTTAATCAGTGTTAATAGCCGCTTTCACCTCCTGCATCTTATCACACATCACACGAATGGCATAAATCTCCCATTACCGAACCCAGCACACAGCATCAACCTGGGCCTTGTTCCTCCCAGCAGAGATCTGGGAACTGCTCCATTTTCTCAATATGGAACTCAACTCACAGTCTGACAAAGGGTGACTTGCTATCTCCATTTCACTGAGCCTCATAAGAATAAAACCCCCTCCAAAGTTAGTCTTTGGCTACCTTTCATGGTCATTTTGACTGTCCTGACTCCTGTTGGAACATTGGTCCACGGCACAAGGCAGCTCCTGGTGGCTCTCAACACTCCACACCCCATTAAACTCACTTCTTCTGCCCATGCTttaatcttggacttcacagcctccagaattgtgagaaataaatttctgttgtgtataagctgcccagtctgtggcatttttgttatagaagcccaaATGGGCTAACTGTCCACCATGAGCTATGCAATATGGTTCTTCACATGAATATtcccatttaattttcacagtcaCTCTGCAAAGTGAATATTGACAATCcactttacaaataagaaaacctagcatcagatatttttattatgtttttttttcttttttttttttttgagatggagtctcactctgttgccctggctggggtgcagtggcatgatctcggctcactgcaacctctgccccctgggttcaaacgattctcctgcctcagcctcccgagtacctgggactacaggcatgcgctgccatacccagctaatttttgtagttttagtagagacggggtttctccatgttggccaagctgttctcaaactcctgaccttaagagatctgcctgccttggcctcccaaagtgctgggattacaggcatgagccaccacgccgggcctttattatgatgattattatcccgttttacagatgagctgATTGAAGGACACAGACTAAATGTCTTGATCACGGCCACACAGCTGAAGCAGCTCAGCCAGAATTCAGACCAAGTTCTGCCTGACTCCAGAGTTGCCTCTTCCTCTTCAGCATTCCAGTAGATGGAGTTACTGGCTATGATGCTAATACCTAGAAAAATgtactacatttttcttttcttcctccctttcttccttccttccacttttttttttttttgggcagggTTGAGTGGGAGTAGGGGGATGGGATTAAAAGTCTGAGTGTTTGATACCTAAAGTAATCAAATTCTCTTAAGTTCCAACAATTTTTTGGAAATAATcttttctctatatataaatGGTATTTTGTCTAGATAATATGTACATCCTTACCTGTATAAATATTAAACctcattacaattttttttattttaaaccttaTTAAGATTTAACAGCAATCACTAGATTTAAGTCCTTTTCCCCTGAAATTGCCATCAGAAATTtgtggaggccaggcatggtggctcacacctgtaaccccagcattttgggaggctgaggcaggatgatcacttgaggccagaagtttaagatcagcctgggcaacatagtgagaccaaggtctacaaaaaattaaaaaattagccagccacactggttcatgcctgtaatcccagcactttgggaggtttaggtgggcagatcacttgaggtcaggagtttgagaccagcctggccaacatggtgaaaccccgtgtctactaaacatagaaaaattagctgggcatagtggcaggtgcctgtaatcccagctactcgggaggctgaggcaggagaatcgcttgaacccaggaggcagaggttgcagtgacccaagaccGCCccctatactccagcctgggcaacaaagcgagactccatctaaaaaaaaaaaaaaaatagctgggcatggtgatgtgcacctgtggtcccagctacttaggaagctgaggtgggaggattgcttgaactcagaaggttgaagctgtagtgagtcatgatcatgccactgcactccagcctgggtgacagagtgagaccctttctcaaaaaaaaaaaaaaaaaaatttagtaaagaaaaatctcaaatcagcAATCTAACCTTTTACcttaagaacaacaaaaaaggagagcaaaataaattcagaataatCAGAAAGATAAAGATCAGAAAAACCATGAAGAAAAgtcaatgaaaccaaaaactgatgctttacaaatattaataaaattgataaacctttagccagactaacaaagaaaaaaggagaagatatAAGTCACTGACATTAGGAATGAAAGAGGAGCTGTAACTACAGACCACATCAAcattaaaagaagaataagataATACTTTGAATAACTCTATGCACACATTTGATAGCTTAGAAGAAATAGATCAAATCTACAAACTACTAAAATCCAcccaagaagaaacaaataaccaTAATAGTTCTATACTTGctaaagaaatgtgaaataataattttaaacctCTGAAAAGGTaaactccaggcccagatgaTTTCACTGGCAAATTCTCTATAACATTTAGAGAGGAAGTAACATCAATtctacacaatctcttccagaagataCAAGAAGATCAATTCtctactcattttatgagacttaTATTACCCCGATACTAAATTAAAgacaataaaagaaggaaaaaaaaacccaagttcACTATCCCTcattaacatagatgcaaaaatcctcaacaaaatattagtaaataaaattcagcaatacaaaaaaagaataacacaGTATCACCAACGGGGGTTTactaattgattttcaaatattaaaccagGCTTGTCAACCCCTAAGTAAACCCCCCTTGGTGATACtgtgttattctttttttgtattgCTGGATTTTATTTACAAGCctggtttaatatttgaaaatcaattaatgttatCTACAATATTAATAGACTAAAGATGATAAATGACATTATTATTTCAACTGATATTGAAAAGCATTCAATATCCATTGAAATGCAATagccatttatgataaaaattctcatcaaactaggaatagaagggaactttcttaacatctacaaaatatctgCAAAAAAACCATAAAGCTAACATGATGTTTAATGGTGAAATACTAAATTCTTTCCCCCTAAGACTGGGAACAATGCAATGTCCACCTCATCACTCCTATCCAGTGTTGACTTTGTAGTTCTAGCCAGTacaataaggcaaaaaaaaaaaagaaaaatgcataaagatcggaaagaaaggaataaaactaTCCCTATTCACAGCAACatgattatctatgtagaaaattccaaGGCATCTACAAAAAGTACCTAGATTTAGTGAGTTTAGCCAGGTTGCAGGATGCAAggtcaacatacaaaagtcaatcatatttctatataccaacaaccaacaattagaaacttaaattaaaaaaatagttccCTCCAGAGCATGTACAGCATCAGTATACTGAAAACCACAAAAagctaatgaaagaaatcaaataagacctaaataaatagacGGATACACTGAATTTAGTGATTGTAAGACAACATGGTTGAGATGTGTCAATCATCCCCACAGTGATGtataaattcaacacaattctcatcaaaatcccagcaggattttttgtttttaaaaaaataaaagcatatggaaaggcaaaagaactagaatagacaaaacaattttgaaaaatcacGGAAAATTTAGTGCAATCATACTACCTGGTTTTAAGATTTACTGtaaagcagtaaaagaaaaacatagatttcactaaaatatgaaacatttttgctttttgaaagatattgttaatagaatgaaaaaacaaactataaactagaaaatatttgctaatggtatatctgacaaaggacttgtatccagaatatatacagTGTAGAACACAatcacaggctgggtgcagtggctgacgcctgtaatcccaatactttgagaggctgaggagagcagatcTCTTgtaccaggagttcaagaccagcctgggcaataaagtgagaccctgtctctacaaaaatttaaaaagggccgggcgcggtggctcaagcctgtaatcccagcactttgggaggccgagacgggcagatcacgaggtcaggagatcgagaccatcctggctaaaatggtgaaaccccgtctctactaaaaaatacaaaaaactagccgggcgtggtggcgggagcctgtagtcccagctactcgggaggctgaggcaggagaatggtgtaaacccgggaggcggagcttgcagtgagctgagatccggccactgcactccagcctgggcgacagagcgagactcagtctcaaaaaaaaaaagtagctaggtgtggtggcatgcacctgtggtcccaactataaaggaggttgaggcaggaggatcacttgagcccaggaggtagaggcagcagtgagttatgattgcaccactgcacttcagccttggcgacagagcaagaccttgtctcaaactgcaccccccccacacacatttggttcagaaaataaaccaaataaatatgaacaaaagGTTCGAACAGACACctcatttaaaaagatatacagatatcccagcactttgggaggccaagatgggcagatcgcctgaggtcaggagttcgagaccagcctggccaacatggtgaaacctcgtctctgctaaaaatacaaaaaattagctgggcgtggtggtgggcacctgtaatctcagctacttgggagggtgaggcagggagaatcacttgaacccaggaggcagaggttgcaatgagttgagactgtgccattgcactccagcctgggcaacagagtgagactccgtctcaaaaaaaagatatacagataacaaataagcacatgaaaagatgttcaacatcattaactattagggaaatgcaaattaaatcacaatgaaataccaccacATACCTATGAGAATAGCtagggagaaggggagaaaagCTGATAGTAGCAAGTTTAGACAAGAATGTGGAACAACCAGAACTCTCATctattgctggtaggaatgcaaaatggcacaaccattatggaagacagtttggcagtttattataaagttaaacatatgtttaccatatgactcagtaatcccacttctaggtatttaccttCAAAACTCTACACAGATGTTTATAAGCAGTTTCATTATAATcagcaaaagctggaaacaataGGTGAGTGCTTTTATAAACTGTCATACATCCAAATAGTGAGGTGctactcagaaataaatttaaaaaaaaaaaacaaaaactactggTCCACATGACACATGGATGAATGTCAGAgatatgctgagtgaaagaagcagaTCTCAAAAGGTTATATTCTGTAGCAGTCCAGAACTTGCACATGTAGATAACACTGAACAAGTCCTAGCTATAAGGGTGAAGAACAGATCAGTAGTGCACAGGATTCATGAGAAGGAAGGTGTTTGACTACAAAAGCGGCAGCATGAGGGAATTTTTGGGGAGAATGGAGTAGTTGTTCTGTGTCCTGACTGTGGTTACATGAATCTATACACATGTTAAAATTCATGGAACTGTGCACCAAAagatagtttgtgtgtgtgtatattattatatataatatatatacacatatatataatatattttatatatatatttataaatttttttttgagatggagtctctcaaggttgcccaggctggagtgcaatggtatgatctcggttcactgcaacctctgcctcccaggttcaagtgattctcctgcttcagcctcccaagtaactgggattacaggtgcccaccaccacacccggctaatttttgtatttttagtagagacggggttacaccatgttggccaggctggtcttgaactcctgacctcagcctgcctgaagtgatccgcccgcctcagcctgccaaagtgctgggattacaggcgtgagccaccaagcccggcctatatacattttttaaaaactgcactgAGACACCATTTCTTACCTGTCACattagcaaaaattttaaagtttgacaAAGCACTCAGCTGGCAAGTCTGTGGGAAAACAGACACTTTCATATGTTGCTGGTGAGTATGCAAATTGCTAGAACTCATATGAAGGGAAATCTAATAACATCTAACAAAACTACATATGTGTTTAACTTTTCATCTGGCAATGCAACTTCTGAGGGTTTACTCTAAAGAAACATTTCTGGcacggcacagtggctcacacctgtaatcccaacactttgggagaccgaggtgggcggatcacgaggtcaggagatcaagaccatcctgtccaacatggtgaaactccatctctactaaaaatacaaaaattagccagcgtggtggaaggtgcttgtaatcccagctactcgggaggctgagatgggagaatcactcgaatctgggaggcagaggttgcagtgagccgagattgcaccactgcattctagcctgtgcaacagagtgagactctgtctcaaaaaa contains the following coding sequences:
- the HESX1 gene encoding homeobox expressed in ES cells 1; this translates as MSPSLQEGSQLGESKPSTCSFSIEKILGLDQKKDCVPLRKPHRPWADTCSFSGKDGNLCLHVPNPPGGISFPSMVDHPMPEERASKYENYFSASERLSLKRELSWYRGRRPRTAFTQNQIEVLENVFRVNCYPGIDIREDLARKLNLEEDRIQIWFQNRRAKLKRSHRESQFLMAKKNFNTNLLE